CATCTCACTAGTTCTTTGCTCTATATTCATCGGTGAGGATTCCCCCAAATCCCCAGTTTTCTAACTCGATTTCTTCTATGACAATATGTGTATGTTCAGGCTTCTTGCCCAGTACTCGTACAAGAGTATCAGTAATTTCCGCAACTATCTGAGCCTTTTGCTCTCTCGTTGTTCCATCTTTAGTTAT
The Sulfuricurvum sp. DNA segment above includes these coding regions:
- a CDS encoding 4-oxalocrotonate tautomerase family protein produces the protein MYNSTYFLQGKFMPFVNVKITKDGTTREQKAQIVAEITDTLVRVLGKKPEHTHIVIEEIELENWGFGGILTDEYRAKN